One Stenotrophomonas maltophilia DNA window includes the following coding sequences:
- a CDS encoding H-NS family nucleoid-associated regulatory protein: MSIDLTGLSARELGALIRTAKKQQTIVAKRRPITKVRAQLSKLAKTEGYTIEELFGDAPAPRARKVAKVAKAPSKTAGRKLGKVAPKYRNPANPKETWTGRGKQPRWMAELTAKGNKKPEDFLIKKA; encoded by the coding sequence ATGAGCATTGACCTGACCGGCCTGTCGGCACGCGAGCTGGGCGCCCTGATCCGCACCGCCAAGAAACAGCAGACCATCGTCGCCAAGCGCCGGCCGATCACCAAGGTCCGGGCACAGCTGAGCAAGCTGGCCAAGACCGAGGGTTACACCATCGAGGAACTGTTCGGCGACGCCCCGGCCCCGCGCGCGCGCAAGGTGGCCAAGGTCGCCAAGGCTCCTTCAAAGACCGCTGGCCGTAAGCTGGGCAAGGTTGCGCCGAAGTACCGCAACCCGGCCAACCCGAAGGAAACCTGGACCGGCCGTGGCAAGCAGCCGCGCTGGATGGCCGAGCTGACCGCCAAGGGCAACAAGAAGCCGGAAGATTTCCTGATCAAGAAGGCCTGA
- a CDS encoding proline--tRNA ligase, with translation MRLSQFHLHTTKETPSDAELTSHRLMLRAGMIRKLASGLYTWSPLGLRVLRKVERIVREEMDRAGAVEFQIPTIQPKELWEQTGRWQKFGPQLLKIKDRKDQVFCYSPTAEEAACDFARSELSSYKQLPVNFYQVQTKFRDEIRPRFGVMRSREFLMKDAYSFHLHDECLVREYENMKSAYSRIFTRLGLDFRMVQADSGAIGGDASQEFHVIADSGEDALVFSTGSDYAANMEAAIAADPEPRAAAGEAMRKVDTPTQKTCEDVAALLGIDLQRTVKSVALIAGEGKAQQFVLVLVRGDHEVNEIKLAKVAGLDEQRFASEAEIAEHLGSVPGFLGPVAPAKAIRVVADREVAAMSDFVVGANEAGFHLAGVNWGRDLPEPEVADIRNVRAGDRALDGGELKIARGIEVGHVFQLGRKYAEALDATVLDENGKAAVMAMGCYGIGISRVVAAAIEQNHDDAGIIWPDAMAPWQVVVCVINPKGDAAVADAAANLLQELRDAGLDAALDDRGLRPGAMFADMELIGIPHRVVVSERGLAAGTYEYRSRRASEAESLDKATLLQRLQG, from the coding sequence ATGCGCCTCTCCCAGTTCCACCTGCACACCACCAAGGAAACCCCCAGCGACGCCGAGCTCACCAGCCACCGGCTGATGCTGCGCGCGGGCATGATCCGCAAGCTGGCATCGGGCCTGTACACCTGGTCGCCGCTGGGCCTGCGCGTGCTGCGCAAGGTTGAACGCATCGTGCGCGAGGAAATGGACCGCGCCGGCGCCGTGGAATTCCAGATCCCGACCATCCAGCCGAAGGAACTGTGGGAGCAGACCGGACGCTGGCAGAAGTTCGGCCCGCAGCTGCTGAAGATCAAGGACCGCAAGGACCAGGTGTTCTGCTACAGCCCGACCGCCGAAGAAGCGGCCTGCGACTTCGCGCGCAGCGAGCTGTCCAGCTACAAGCAGCTGCCGGTGAACTTCTACCAGGTGCAGACCAAGTTCCGCGACGAGATCCGTCCGCGCTTCGGCGTGATGCGTTCGCGCGAGTTCCTGATGAAGGACGCCTATTCGTTCCACCTGCACGATGAGTGCCTGGTGCGCGAATACGAGAACATGAAGTCGGCCTACAGCCGCATCTTCACCCGCCTCGGCCTGGACTTCCGCATGGTGCAGGCCGACTCCGGTGCGATCGGCGGCGATGCCTCGCAGGAATTCCACGTGATCGCCGATTCCGGCGAAGACGCGCTGGTGTTCTCCACCGGTTCGGATTACGCAGCGAACATGGAAGCGGCGATTGCCGCCGATCCGGAGCCGCGTGCGGCCGCCGGCGAAGCGATGCGCAAGGTCGACACCCCTACCCAGAAAACCTGCGAGGATGTCGCGGCGCTGCTCGGCATCGACCTGCAGCGCACGGTGAAGTCGGTGGCGCTGATCGCGGGCGAAGGCAAGGCACAGCAGTTCGTGCTGGTGCTGGTGCGCGGCGACCATGAGGTCAACGAGATCAAGCTGGCCAAGGTTGCCGGCCTGGACGAACAGCGCTTTGCCAGCGAGGCGGAAATCGCCGAGCACCTGGGCAGCGTGCCGGGCTTCCTCGGCCCGGTCGCCCCGGCCAAGGCCATCCGCGTGGTGGCTGATCGCGAAGTGGCGGCGATGTCCGACTTCGTCGTCGGCGCCAACGAAGCCGGTTTCCACCTGGCCGGCGTCAACTGGGGCCGCGACCTGCCGGAACCGGAAGTGGCCGACATCCGCAACGTGCGTGCCGGTGACCGCGCGCTGGACGGTGGCGAACTGAAGATCGCCCGTGGCATCGAAGTCGGCCACGTGTTCCAGCTCGGCCGCAAGTACGCCGAAGCGCTGGATGCCACCGTGCTGGACGAGAACGGCAAGGCGGCGGTGATGGCGATGGGCTGCTATGGCATCGGCATCTCGCGCGTGGTGGCTGCCGCGATTGAACAGAACCATGACGATGCCGGCATCATCTGGCCGGACGCGATGGCGCCGTGGCAGGTGGTGGTGTGCGTGATCAACCCGAAGGGTGATGCCGCTGTGGCCGATGCAGCCGCCAACCTGCTGCAGGAGCTGCGCGATGCCGGCCTGGACGCGGCGCTCGACGACCGCGGCCTGCGCCCGGGCGCGATGTTCGCCGACATGGAACTGATCGGCATCCCGCACCGCGTGGTGGTCAGCGAACGTGGCCTGGCCGCCGGCACCTACGAGTACCGCTCGCGCCGCGCCAGCGAAGCGGAAAGCCTGGACAAGGCCACCCTGCTGCAGCGCCTGCAGGGTTGA
- a CDS encoding DUF4124 domain-containing protein: MRALSCLGCLLLLASANAVAGPVYKWKDANGVTQYSETPPAGKKYETREQARTPQAAASTETPAAPVPEQCSTARANLALLDGGGQVMQDTDGDGKPDSPLTQEQRSAQKGLAEAAIKAYCPPAG, from the coding sequence ATGCGTGCCCTGTCCTGCCTTGGATGCCTGCTGCTGTTGGCCAGTGCCAACGCCGTGGCTGGCCCGGTCTATAAATGGAAGGACGCCAATGGCGTGACCCAGTACTCGGAGACCCCGCCGGCGGGCAAGAAGTATGAAACCCGCGAGCAGGCCCGCACCCCGCAGGCTGCGGCCAGCACCGAGACCCCGGCCGCGCCGGTCCCCGAGCAGTGCAGCACGGCCCGCGCCAACCTGGCCCTGCTGGACGGTGGCGGCCAGGTGATGCAGGACACCGATGGCGATGGCAAGCCCGATAGCCCATTGACCCAGGAGCAGCGCAGCGCGCAGAAGGGGTTGGCCGAGGCGGCCATCAAGGCCTACTGCCCACCGGCGGGTTAA
- the pssA gene encoding CDP-diacylglycerol--serine O-phosphatidyltransferase produces MDPITPPPRSRTIYLLPNLFTTAGLFAGFYAIIAAANGDFVNASIAVFVAAVMDGLDGRVARLTGTSSEFGVQYDSLADLVSFGMAPALVMYHWSLSWLKFDDPLLGRVGWAVAFLYAACAALRLARFNTQVAVVDKRWFVGLASPAAAGLMMSFVWAFADGNLGWDGNQLRYVALAVTIVAALLMVSRIRFWSFKGGAAKGTRSDRVPFLVLALVPVAIAIAVIDLPRVLFAVGILYALSGPVMWAVQRLRKKPEAA; encoded by the coding sequence ATGGACCCGATCACACCGCCGCCGCGTTCGCGCACGATTTATCTGCTGCCCAACCTGTTCACTACCGCCGGCCTGTTTGCCGGCTTCTACGCGATCATCGCCGCAGCCAACGGGGATTTCGTCAACGCCAGCATCGCCGTGTTCGTGGCGGCGGTGATGGATGGCCTGGACGGGCGCGTGGCGCGCCTGACCGGTACCAGCAGCGAATTCGGCGTGCAGTACGACTCGCTGGCCGACCTGGTCAGCTTCGGCATGGCCCCGGCGCTGGTGATGTACCACTGGTCGCTGTCGTGGCTGAAGTTCGATGACCCGCTGCTCGGCCGTGTCGGCTGGGCCGTCGCTTTCCTGTATGCCGCGTGTGCCGCGCTGCGCCTGGCCCGCTTCAACACCCAGGTGGCGGTGGTCGACAAACGCTGGTTCGTCGGCCTGGCCAGCCCGGCTGCAGCCGGCTTGATGATGTCCTTCGTCTGGGCGTTTGCCGATGGCAACCTGGGCTGGGACGGCAACCAGCTGCGCTATGTGGCGCTGGCGGTGACGATCGTTGCGGCGCTGCTGATGGTCAGCCGCATCCGCTTCTGGAGCTTCAAGGGCGGTGCCGCCAAGGGTACCCGTTCCGACCGCGTGCCGTTCCTGGTGCTGGCACTGGTGCCGGTGGCGATCGCCATCGCGGTCATCGACCTGCCGCGCGTGCTGTTCGCGGTGGGCATCCTGTACGCCTTGTCCGGCCCGGTGATGTGGGCCGTGCAGCGCCTGCGCAAGAAGCCTGAGGCCGCGTGA
- the rimI gene encoding ribosomal protein S18-alanine N-acetyltransferase: MSAVSLPGPVSLRALRESDLNAVMAIEVRGYPFPWTRGIFVDCLRAGYPGLAMERDGQLIGYGVLSIAADEAHVLNICIDPLTQSRGLGRQLLRALVQLAGDRGAQRVFLEVRPSNTPALALYHSEGFNEIGRRPRYYPAAQGREDAVVMAIELVDGDLQAMPPL; encoded by the coding sequence ATGAGTGCGGTCAGCCTGCCCGGTCCGGTCAGCCTGCGCGCGCTGCGTGAGAGTGACCTCAACGCGGTGATGGCGATTGAAGTACGTGGCTATCCGTTCCCGTGGACCCGCGGCATCTTCGTCGACTGCCTGCGTGCGGGCTATCCGGGCCTGGCCATGGAGCGCGATGGCCAGTTGATCGGCTATGGCGTACTCAGCATCGCGGCCGACGAAGCCCATGTGCTGAACATCTGCATCGACCCGCTGACGCAGTCGCGTGGGCTCGGACGTCAGCTGCTGCGCGCGCTGGTACAGCTGGCCGGTGACCGCGGCGCGCAGCGTGTGTTCCTGGAAGTGCGTCCGTCCAACACGCCGGCGCTGGCGCTGTACCACAGCGAAGGCTTCAACGAGATCGGCCGCCGCCCGCGCTACTACCCGGCCGCACAGGGCCGCGAGGATGCGGTGGTGATGGCGATCGAACTGGTCGACGGCGACCTGCAGGCGATGCCGCCGCTGTAA
- a CDS encoding EamA family transporter: MPLSIFLLVLAAAALHASWNAIVKRGPDKFLGTVLVTGSAALLSAAALPFLPFPAAHSWPWLGASVLLQVTYYGLVARCYQQVDMSLAYPLMRGSAPILVALAGTLLGEQLPPAAWLGVVLVSTGILCMALGARGGQLRLPLLTAAMIATYTLVDAQGARQSGSALSYTLWLFLLSGIPLPLWALYTRGGAVLAYARQHWPLGLAGGVGTTASYAMALWAMTQAPVAMVSALRESSILFALLISVFLLRERIPRARWLAAALIVGGVLALRMA; this comes from the coding sequence ATGCCGCTTTCCATCTTCCTGCTGGTTCTCGCCGCTGCCGCGCTGCATGCCAGCTGGAATGCGATCGTCAAGCGCGGACCAGACAAATTCCTCGGCACCGTGCTGGTCACCGGCAGTGCCGCGCTGCTGTCGGCCGCTGCCCTGCCCTTCCTGCCATTTCCCGCCGCGCACAGCTGGCCGTGGCTGGGCGCGTCGGTGCTGCTGCAGGTGACCTACTACGGCTTGGTCGCACGCTGTTACCAGCAGGTCGACATGAGCCTGGCCTACCCGCTGATGCGCGGCAGCGCGCCGATCCTGGTTGCGCTGGCGGGCACACTGCTGGGCGAGCAGCTGCCACCGGCGGCGTGGCTGGGCGTGGTGCTGGTCAGCACCGGCATCCTGTGCATGGCATTGGGTGCGCGTGGCGGCCAGCTGCGGCTGCCACTGCTGACTGCGGCGATGATCGCCACCTACACCCTGGTCGATGCGCAGGGCGCGCGGCAGTCAGGCAGCGCGCTCAGCTACACGCTGTGGCTGTTCCTGCTGTCGGGCATTCCGCTGCCGTTGTGGGCGTTGTACACGCGCGGCGGCGCGGTGCTGGCCTATGCGCGGCAGCATTGGCCACTGGGCCTGGCCGGTGGCGTCGGCACCACAGCCTCCTATGCGATGGCCTTGTGGGCGATGACCCAGGCGCCGGTGGCGATGGTCTCGGCGCTGCGCGAATCGTCGATCCTGTTCGCGCTGCTGATCTCGGTATTCCTGTTGCGCGAACGCATACCACGCGCGCGCTGGCTGGCGGCGGCGTTGATTGTCGGTGGCGTGCTTGCCCTGCGGATGGCGTGA
- a CDS encoding valine--tRNA ligase, with amino-acid sequence MTQLASSYDPKSFETDLYEAWEKAGHFKPSGTGEPYTILLPPPNVTGTLHMGHAFQQTLMDALVRYHRMRGYDTLWQVGTDHAGIATEMVVSRNLALEGKGETRDSLGREGFIGKVWEWKQQSGDTIERQMRRLGTSADWSRSTFTMDPQPSAAVNEAFVRWYEQGLIYRGQRLVNWDPVLKTAISDLEVESAEEDGFLWSIAYTLDEGLSYEHVERDADGVETLRETRDYLVVATTRPETLLGDTAVMVHPEDARYAHLIGKSVVLPLTGRRVPVIADDYVDRAFGTGVVKVTPAHDFNDYEVGVRHSLPMINLFTPVAALNENAPERFQGLDRYAARKAVLAELEDLGILVETKAHKLQVPRGDRTGQVIEPYLTDQWFVKMDDLAKRGLELVEDGSISFVPPNWINTYRHWMNNIQDWCISRQLWWGHRIPAWFDAATGSCYVGRSEEEVRAKNNLGSDVVLNQESDVLETWFSSQLWPFSTLGWPNEKAMAERGFDRYLPSSVLITGFDIIFFWVARMIMATDNLVGKIPFKDVYFTGLIRDGQGQKMSKSKGNVLDPLDIIDGITIDDLVAKRTGGLMQPKMVEKIEKATRKEFPDGIAAHGADALRFTIAALATHGRDIKFDMNRAEGYKNFCNKLWNASRFALMNTEGAVFTGVPTPRTDAERWILSRLAAVSSEAQGHYANYRFDLLAQCLYEFAWNEFCDWFLELSKPALNGADAADAESTRHTLLYVLEALLRLLHPLTPFITEQLWQQLAPRLGLAETTLSLRPYPTAAEFEGDFAQAEADVEWLKAVISAVRRVRSELNVAPSKLVPLRLQAGLEQDRVRIERFSASLSFLLKLDSIQWLAEGESAPPAAAAIVGELKLLVPLEGLVDLDAERVRLDKEIARVEAEKEKSETKLAKFTDKVPPAVVEQERVRLADWNTQLAGLREQRAKL; translated from the coding sequence ATGACCCAACTCGCCTCCAGCTACGACCCGAAGTCCTTCGAGACCGACCTCTACGAGGCCTGGGAGAAGGCCGGCCACTTCAAGCCGTCCGGCACGGGCGAGCCGTACACCATCCTGCTGCCGCCGCCGAACGTGACCGGCACCCTGCACATGGGCCACGCCTTCCAGCAGACCCTGATGGACGCGCTGGTGCGCTACCACCGCATGCGCGGCTACGACACCCTGTGGCAGGTCGGCACCGACCACGCCGGCATCGCCACCGAAATGGTGGTCAGCCGCAACCTGGCGCTGGAAGGCAAGGGCGAGACCCGCGATTCGCTGGGCCGCGAAGGCTTCATCGGCAAGGTCTGGGAGTGGAAGCAGCAGTCTGGTGACACCATCGAGCGCCAGATGCGCCGCCTCGGCACCTCCGCCGACTGGTCGCGCAGCACCTTCACCATGGACCCGCAGCCGTCGGCCGCGGTCAACGAGGCCTTCGTGCGCTGGTACGAGCAGGGCCTGATCTATCGCGGCCAGCGCCTGGTCAACTGGGACCCGGTGCTGAAGACCGCCATTTCCGACCTGGAAGTGGAAAGCGCCGAGGAAGACGGCTTCCTGTGGTCGATCGCCTACACGCTGGATGAGGGCCTGAGCTACGAGCACGTCGAGCGCGATGCCGACGGCGTGGAAACCCTGCGCGAAACCCGCGACTACCTGGTCGTCGCTACCACCCGCCCGGAAACCCTGCTGGGCGATACCGCAGTGATGGTGCACCCGGAAGACGCGCGCTATGCGCACCTGATCGGCAAGAGTGTGGTGCTGCCGCTGACCGGCCGCCGCGTGCCGGTGATCGCCGATGACTACGTGGACCGCGCCTTCGGCACCGGCGTGGTCAAGGTCACCCCGGCCCACGATTTCAACGACTACGAAGTGGGCGTGCGCCACAGCCTGCCGATGATCAACCTGTTCACCCCGGTGGCAGCGCTGAACGAGAACGCGCCGGAGCGCTTCCAGGGCCTGGACCGCTATGCAGCGCGCAAGGCCGTGCTGGCCGAGCTGGAAGACCTGGGCATCCTGGTCGAGACCAAGGCGCACAAGCTGCAGGTGCCGCGTGGCGACCGTACCGGCCAGGTGATCGAGCCGTACCTGACCGACCAGTGGTTCGTGAAGATGGACGACCTGGCCAAGCGCGGCCTGGAACTGGTCGAGGACGGAAGCATTTCCTTCGTGCCGCCGAACTGGATCAACACCTACCGCCACTGGATGAACAACATCCAGGACTGGTGCATCAGCCGCCAGCTGTGGTGGGGCCATCGCATTCCGGCATGGTTCGATGCCGCCACCGGCAGCTGCTACGTCGGTCGCAGCGAAGAGGAAGTGCGGGCAAAGAACAACCTGGGCAGCGACGTGGTGCTGAACCAGGAAAGCGACGTGCTGGAGACCTGGTTCTCCTCGCAGCTGTGGCCGTTCTCCACCCTGGGCTGGCCGAACGAGAAGGCCATGGCCGAGCGCGGCTTCGACCGTTACCTGCCGTCGTCGGTGCTGATCACCGGCTTCGACATCATCTTCTTCTGGGTGGCGCGCATGATCATGGCCACCGACAACCTGGTCGGGAAGATCCCGTTCAAGGACGTCTACTTCACCGGCCTGATCCGCGACGGCCAGGGCCAGAAGATGTCCAAGAGCAAGGGCAACGTGCTCGACCCGCTGGACATCATCGACGGCATCACCATCGACGACCTGGTCGCCAAGCGCACCGGCGGCCTGATGCAGCCGAAGATGGTGGAGAAGATCGAGAAGGCCACCCGCAAGGAATTCCCGGACGGCATTGCTGCCCACGGTGCCGATGCGCTGCGCTTCACCATCGCCGCGCTGGCCACCCACGGCCGCGACATCAAGTTCGATATGAACCGCGCCGAGGGCTACAAGAACTTCTGCAACAAGCTGTGGAATGCCAGCCGTTTCGCGCTGATGAACACCGAAGGCGCGGTGTTCACTGGCGTGCCGACGCCGCGCACCGATGCCGAGCGCTGGATCCTTTCGCGCCTTGCGGCCGTGTCCAGCGAGGCCCAGGGCCACTACGCCAACTACCGCTTCGACCTGCTGGCGCAGTGCCTGTACGAGTTTGCCTGGAACGAGTTCTGCGACTGGTTCCTGGAACTGAGCAAGCCGGCGTTGAACGGTGCCGATGCCGCCGACGCCGAAAGCACCCGTCACACCCTGCTGTACGTGCTGGAAGCGCTGCTGCGCCTGCTGCACCCGCTGACCCCGTTCATCACCGAACAGCTGTGGCAGCAGCTGGCGCCGCGCCTGGGCCTGGCCGAAACCACGCTGTCGCTGCGCCCGTACCCGACCGCCGCTGAGTTCGAAGGCGATTTCGCCCAGGCCGAGGCCGACGTCGAATGGCTGAAGGCCGTGATCAGTGCAGTGCGCCGTGTGCGCAGTGAACTGAACGTCGCGCCCTCCAAGCTGGTGCCGCTGCGCCTGCAGGCCGGGCTGGAGCAGGATCGCGTGCGCATCGAACGTTTCAGCGCGTCGCTGTCGTTCCTGCTCAAGCTGGACAGCATCCAGTGGCTGGCTGAAGGCGAAAGTGCACCGCCTGCCGCCGCCGCGATTGTTGGCGAGCTGAAGCTGCTGGTGCCGCTGGAAGGCCTGGTCGATCTCGATGCCGAGCGCGTGCGCCTGGACAAGGAAATCGCCCGCGTCGAAGCCGAAAAGGAAAAGAGCGAGACCAAGCTGGCCAAGTTCACCGACAAGGTGCCGCCGGCCGTGGTCGAGCAGGAACGCGTGCGACTGGCCGACTGGAACACCCAGCTGGCCGGCCTGCGCGAGCAGCGCGCGAAGCTGTAA
- a CDS encoding YqaE/Pmp3 family membrane protein yields MRLLIALILPWLSFFTIGRPLAGIVCLILQITLIGWLPAAIWAAYAVSQYHTDQKIRRALGSR; encoded by the coding sequence ATGCGCCTGTTGATCGCCCTGATTCTTCCCTGGCTGTCCTTTTTCACCATCGGCCGACCGCTGGCCGGCATCGTCTGCCTGATCCTGCAGATCACCCTGATCGGCTGGCTGCCCGCCGCCATCTGGGCCGCCTACGCGGTCAGCCAGTACCACACCGACCAGAAGATCCGGCGCGCCCTCGGGTCGCGCTGA
- a CDS encoding DNA polymerase III subunit chi → MPRADFYLIAKPRFLTEPLRLVCELARKANDAGLFTLVLARDQAQAEELDELLWSFDDDAYIPHQIVGEDVDEEEALVLIAPPGGDAPVRPLVINLRDEPWLGQCERVLEVVPADPEAREPLRERWRQYKTAGYDLNKHDM, encoded by the coding sequence ATGCCCCGCGCTGATTTCTACCTGATCGCCAAGCCCCGCTTCCTGACCGAGCCTCTGCGCCTGGTCTGCGAGCTGGCGCGCAAGGCCAACGACGCCGGGCTGTTCACCCTGGTACTGGCCCGCGACCAGGCCCAGGCCGAAGAACTGGACGAACTTCTTTGGTCGTTCGACGACGATGCCTACATTCCGCACCAGATCGTGGGTGAGGATGTCGACGAGGAAGAAGCGCTGGTGCTGATCGCCCCACCGGGCGGTGACGCGCCCGTACGGCCGCTGGTGATCAACCTGCGCGACGAACCCTGGCTCGGCCAGTGCGAACGCGTGCTGGAAGTGGTGCCGGCCGACCCGGAAGCGCGCGAACCGCTGCGCGAACGCTGGCGCCAGTACAAGACCGCCGGTTACGACCTGAACAAGCACGACATGTAA